A window of the Elusimicrobiota bacterium genome harbors these coding sequences:
- the gltX gene encoding glutamate--tRNA ligase encodes MEVRTRFAPSPTGYMHIGNLRTALYAYLHARKNKGKFILRIEDTDQARLVADSVKVIYDSLAVTGLEHDEGPDIGGPVGPYVQSQRLPIYRQYAEKLLAEGRAYRCFCEKQEKQEEPGEEQDGLILGYDGRCARLSEAEVKENLAKGMPYVIRQKIDKEGSTTFNDFVYGPITVDHKQLDDQILLKRDEYPTYNFANVVDDHLMGITHVMRGCEYISSTPKYILLYKAFGWEIPEHIHLPHILGPSGKKLSKREGSVALSDFLNKGYLPEAILNYIALLGWNPGTEQEFFTKTELIEKFDIARIGKAPAMFDETKLLWLNAQHIKALAGPKAHDEFLPFYPESIRNNDELARGVTGYFQSKVEKLSDLPQMTSFLTAFDGNYSTELFINKKNKTTLEGSRAVLSDLQTILSGLASWDHTSIYGAVNSYAVEKSSKIGPIMWPLRIALSGLAVTPTGAIEIAELLGKDETLRRISAGIGKL; translated from the coding sequence ATGGAAGTGAGAACCAGATTCGCGCCCAGCCCTACCGGGTATATGCATATCGGCAACCTTCGGACAGCTCTGTATGCGTATTTGCACGCGAGGAAGAACAAGGGCAAATTTATACTGCGGATAGAGGATACCGATCAGGCCCGGCTTGTGGCGGATAGCGTCAAGGTAATATACGACAGCCTCGCGGTCACCGGTCTGGAGCACGATGAGGGGCCCGATATTGGCGGGCCCGTTGGGCCTTACGTGCAAAGCCAGCGTCTGCCGATCTACCGGCAGTACGCCGAGAAGCTGCTGGCCGAGGGCCGCGCCTACCGCTGCTTCTGCGAGAAACAGGAAAAGCAGGAGGAACCGGGCGAGGAGCAGGACGGCCTGATACTCGGCTACGACGGGCGCTGTGCCAGGCTGTCCGAGGCAGAGGTGAAGGAGAACCTCGCCAAGGGCATGCCTTACGTCATCCGGCAGAAGATAGACAAGGAAGGCTCGACCACATTCAATGACTTCGTCTACGGCCCCATAACCGTGGACCATAAGCAGCTGGACGACCAGATCCTGCTGAAGCGCGACGAGTACCCGACGTACAATTTTGCCAATGTAGTGGACGACCACCTGATGGGCATCACCCACGTGATGCGCGGCTGCGAGTACATCTCCTCCACGCCGAAGTACATCCTGCTCTACAAGGCTTTCGGCTGGGAGATCCCGGAGCATATCCATCTGCCGCACATCCTTGGCCCGAGCGGTAAGAAGCTCTCCAAGCGCGAGGGCAGCGTGGCGCTGTCGGATTTCCTCAACAAGGGCTACCTGCCTGAGGCAATACTGAACTACATAGCCCTGCTGGGCTGGAACCCCGGCACCGAGCAGGAGTTCTTTACCAAGACGGAACTGATAGAGAAGTTCGATATCGCCAGGATAGGCAAGGCGCCGGCGATGTTCGACGAGACCAAACTGCTCTGGCTCAACGCCCAGCATATTAAGGCGCTCGCTGGTCCAAAGGCACACGATGAATTTCTCCCTTTTTACCCGGAAAGCATACGGAATAACGATGAATTGGCGCGGGGAGTTACCGGCTATTTTCAGAGCAAGGTGGAAAAGCTCTCCGATCTGCCGCAGATGACCTCTTTCTTGACGGCTTTTGACGGGAACTATTCCACTGAGCTGTTCATAAACAAGAAGAATAAGACCACGCTGGAAGGGAGTCGCGCCGTTCTGTCGGACCTTCAGACCATTCTTTCCGGGCTGGCCTCCTGGGACCACACCTCTATCTATGGCGCTGTCAATTCCTATGCCGTGGAGAAATCCTCCAAGATCGGCCCGATAATGTGGCCGCTGAGAATAGCTCTTTCAGGTTTGGCCGTCACCCCGACCGGCGCCATTGAAATAGCCGAGCTGCTGGGTAAGGATGAAACCCTGCGCAGGATCTCGGCGGGTATCGGGAAATTGTAG